In Rattus rattus isolate New Zealand chromosome 9, Rrattus_CSIRO_v1, whole genome shotgun sequence, a genomic segment contains:
- the Cep295nl gene encoding protein DDC8 homolog: MSAKLTEMQRDTERAAQLSPSSEDEALVLRQKPSETQSPEEDTVTLQQWKARQLQRLAEELKAEWHEARLQQVRQAERLYLAHLLDEAAERAVGSDSGLDEQNQRGTPKHTRAKERNRAAYREEKGRREEHSRHHPKSRKKASCTERRTSTKARGPNPVEKGKGRRVSSSKGRGGYQPLGPRVTRRADMGKFNPFFDGIRETEFGEEVQKEFFREGRRPSPKGTRLAHNLRDQSLQGKATVLEESLPLDHTFKQGAEAQGHPSKYNNRNQWHKEIESTFEELFNTNRKLKKHLNLHLEQRLKADQNPDEQQSYSEIRSENFGILREEENTEEPETTKEPESPTEVETSEMWSKVNLKQILSDTEYPRYQQMAKCPLKNESLVPVKAGTSREQDDLFSLSPESVQETPTSPVVDDDDSLKPYLQKQADCVSSWMALRQKQKAELEQRRQKTLLELTEHPNMSLEIHYKAELEEERRERRRMRLALLKSYPTGIQAPPVERNISLDNGLLDEDKQNQMIRDLQQQILEQNKIHQEFLEKARKRLQEFQKTF, translated from the coding sequence ATGTCTGcaaaactcacagaaatgcagagagacacagagcgAGCAGCTCAGCTGAGCCCCTCTTCCGAAGATGAAGCCTTGGTTTTGAGGCAGAAGCCTTCAGAGACGCAATCCCCAGAGGAGGACACTGTCACTCTGCAGCAGTGGAAGGCGCGGCAGCTGCAGCGCCTGGCTGAGGAGTTGAAGGCAGAGTGGCATGAGGCCCGGCTGCAGCAGGTCCGACAAGCCGAACGCCTCTACTTGGCCCACCTGTTGGACGAGGCAGCAGAGCGGGCCGTGGGAAGCGACTCTGGCTTGGATGAACAGAACCAGAGAGGAACACCAAAACACACAAGGGCTAAGGAGAGAAACCGAGCAGCCTACAGAGAGGAGAAGGGCCGCAGGGAGGAGCACTCCAGACATCACCCCAAGTCCCGGAAAAAGGCATCGTGCACGGAGAGACGGACTTCTACCAAAGCCCGTGGCCCAAACCCTGTTGAGAAGGGTAAAGGGAGACGGGTGTCTTCAAGTAAGGGCCGTGGTGGATACCAGCCCTTGGGCCCTCGGGTGACCAGAAGGGCAGACATGGGGAAGTTCAACCCATTCTTTGATGGTATTAGAGAAACTGAATTCGGGGAAGAAGTACAGAAGGAATTCTTCCGGGAGGGGAGGCGGCCCTCACCAAAGGGGACTCGACTTGCTCACAACCTCAGGGACCAGAGTCTGCAAGGCAAAGCAACAGTCCTAGAAGAGTCCTTGCCCCTTGACCATACCTTCAAACAAGGGGCTGAAGCCCAGGGGCACCCAAGCAAGTACAACAACAGGAATCAGTGGCACAAAGAAATTGAATCTACCTTCGAGGAATTGTTTAACACAAATAGGAAGCTGAAGAAACATCTGAATTTGCACCTTGAACAGAGGCTCAAGGCGGACCAGAATCCAGATGAGCAACAGAGCTACTCAGAGATTCGGAGTGAGAACTTTGGCAtcctgagagaggaggagaataCGGAGGAGCCAGAAACCACCAAGGAGCCTGAGAGCCCAACAGAGGTTGAGACTTCTGAGATGTGGTCCAAAGTCAATCTGAAACAGATACTGAGTGACACGGAGTACCCCAGGTACCAACAAATGGCAAAGTGCCCATTAAAGAATGAAAGCCTAGTGCCTGTTAAGGCAGGAACATCTAGAGAACAAGACGACTTGTTCTCACTCAGTCCAGAGTCGGTACAGGAGACACCCACATCACCTGTGGTGGACGACGACGATAGTCTCAAGCCTTACCTGCAGAAACAGGCAGACTGTGTATCAAGCTGGATGGCTTTGAGGCAAAAGCAGAAGGCAGAGTTGGAGCagagaaggcaaaagacactTTTGGAGCTGACAGAACACCCCAACATGAGCTTGGAGATCCATTACAAGGCTGAGCTGGAGGAAGAACGCAGGGAGCGTAGACGGATGCGTTTGGCTCTCCTTAAATCGTATCCCACAGGGATCCAGGCCCCGCCTGTTGAACGAAATATTTCTCTGGACAACGGTCTTCTCGATGAGGACAAACAGAACCAGATGATCCGTGACCTTCAACAGCAGATCTTAGAGCAAAACAAGATACACCAGGAGTTTTTGGAAAAAGCCAGGAAACGCTTGCAAGagtttcagaaaacattttaa